The DNA window AACTTGTTCAAAAAGATGTAGATGGAAAAATCGGAGCAGCTTTCGGTTCTTATGGGTGGAGCGGAGAAGCACCGCATATGATTGCAGACAAAATGCGTAAAGCTGGTATGAATGTTGTAGACCCGGTATTAAGAATACAGCACATACCAAATGACAAAGACATTTCTGAATGTGAACGTCTTGGCAAGGATTTGGCAGAAAATATCAAAAAACGTTGATTGTATGAACATATCTTTTTTTATAAGTAACAAATTTACCAGTTGTATAGAAACAATTATATTGTTCCTTTTCTTTAAATAAAGTCATCCGGTCTGAAAGACATGTAATCCGGTGTTAACATAATGAAATGGAGCAATATATCTCTTAAAGTAAAATTACTTGTATACATACTTTTAGGTGTATCAATAATACTCTCCGCTTCTACTGCATTTATCATAAATAGTACAACTTCTCAACAGGAAGATTTAGCCTACCAACAATCAATTGAAAAGGCAACAAGTTATGCAAATGATTTCAATACGGATATGAATGAAGACAAGGCAAAAGGAGAAAACATTGCCACAATGCTTTCTGAGTACGAATCTTCCAATAGAAGTGAAGTACTAAATATGTTAAAACGATTACTTGTACAAAATAAGGATTTGATTGGGACATATGTTGCCTATGAACCGGATGCTTTTGATAACAGAGATGAGGATTATGTTAACACCACATATCATGATTCCACTGGAAGGTTAATCCCATACTGGAACAGAATAGGCGGAGATGTACATTGTGAACCTTTGGTGGATTATGAAACATCAAACTATTATCAATTACCCAAAAAACTGGAAAAAACAGTGGTTACTGAACCCTACCTATATCAAGGAAAACTAATAGTAAGTTATGTATCTCCGATAATGAAAAACGGTACTTTTGTGGGTATAGGCGGAGTGGATGTATCACTGGAAAACATTGATAATATTGTAAGTGATGTTGAAATTTTTGACACCGGATATGCATTTATGTCAAGCAACACTGGAATTTTGTTATCCCATCCTGAAAAAAAACAATGGATTGGTAACAAAACATTGTACGATTTTGATGACCCTAAAATATCCCAGATGGCGGATGAAATCCAATCGGGCAAAGAAGGGCATATAGAAACAATTGACCCAAGTACTGGTAAAAATGTTGTAATGTTCTATCAACCGATTGAAACCGGTGAATATTCTTTTATTCTTGTTGTTCCAAAGGATGAAATGCTTGCAGGTGTTACAGAATTAAGAGATGAACTGATTATAATATCTGTGGTATCCCTCATTTTTATGGGTGGTGTGGCTTATCTAATATCATTATCTATATCCCGAACTATTAATGGTATAGTTGGCGATTTTAAGAGAATAACCAATGATGTTATTGACGGTAAACTGGGTACAAGAGCCAATACAATTATCCAGAAAGATTTTAGAGAAATTCCACAAGGTCTCAACAAAATACTTGATACTTTCCAGAGTCCAATTCAGGAAACCATGCGTGTTGCAAATTCGCTTTCAAAAGGACGATTAAGTACCCGTTTCAGATTAAATGTTAAAGGAGATTTCAAAGAACTTGGAGACACTTTGGATCATTTTTCAGAATCATTGAACAATGTAATCGATGATTCAAATGCTGTACTTACTGCTATCCAGAAAGAAGATTTTACACGCAAAGTACAGGTACACGGTAATGGTGATTTTGCGATACTGACAAATGGAGTTGAAAACGCACGTAAAGCCATGTATGAGTTTACGACCGAGCGTAAACAGGCTGAAGAGATTCGTAAAAAAGAGATACATCATCGGGTAAAGAACAACCTGCAGGTTATCTCAAGTCTATTAAGCCTTGAATCTGGTAATTTTGACGACCCTGATGTAGTTGAAGCATTTAGAGATAGTCAGAACCGTGTTCGTTCGATGGCACTTGCCCATGAGGAACTTTATCAGTCAAAACATGTAGCAGATATAGATTTTTCAGAATATGTGGATAATTTGACCAATTACCTTATCCAGACCTACAGAGGCAAAACTAATAATATAATAATAAACAACAATGTCGACAAAATATCTTTAAATATGGATACAGCAATTCCACTTGGGATTATCATCAATGAACTGATATCCAATTCACTCAAGCATGCATTTTCAGATGATGCTACCGGTGAAATCAACATAAATATGTATGTTGAAGGGGACAATAATCACAAACTAATTGTCAGTGATAACGGCAAAGGTATATCCGATGATATAGATTTCAGAGAATCCGAATCACTGGGATTGCAGCTTGTAAATACACTTGTAGAACAAATAGATGGAACGATAGAACTTGATAAATCACAAGGGACAGAGTTTATAATTACGTTTAAAGAATTGAAATATAAAGTCAAGGTGTAAAAATGAATGAACCGAAAATCCTTGTTGTAGAGGACGAGAACATAGTGGCTCTGGACATCAAAAATCGGTTGAAAAAACTGGGATATTCTGTTCCAAGTATTGCTTCAACTGGGGAGGAAGCTATAAGAAAAGCAGAAATAACTTCTGCTGACCTTGTATTGATGGACATCATGTTAAAAGGGGATGTGGATGGTATAGAGGCAGCAGAAAGAATACGTGAACTCTATGATATACCTGTGATCTATCTTACAGCCTACGCAGATGAAAAAATTCTGGAGCGAGCAAAATTAACCCAGCCGTATGGGTATATTTCAAAACCATTCAAGGAAAAAGACCTGCGAACCAATATAGAAATGGCTCTGCACAAACATAAAATGGAGATGAAATATACTGAAGAAAAAAATAAATAAAGGGAATTTTTATAGAAAATGTATATAATACACATATGTTAACTTATAAAAATAAAAAGTTGTTAGATGTAAAATGCAACAATTTGAAAAAATTGACCTTGAATCCATCATACACAACAGTCCCATTATTGTTTTTCTCTGGAAGGCTGTAGATAACTGGCCGGTCGAATTTGTATCGGACAGCATAACCCAGTTTGGCTACACACCTGATGATTTTACATCAGGCTGTTATTCTTACGGGGATATTATACATCCGGAAGACCTGGAAAAAGTACGCTCACGTATCTCTAGACATGTAGAACAGGGATACAAACAGTTTGTACATGAGTATCGAATCTACACTAAAACAGGTGATATACGCTGGGTTACTGAGAGAACCTTTATAAGAAATAATTCAATGGGTAAGGTTACTCATTATCAGGGAATCATTATTGATATAACCGAACGTAAAGAAACTGAAAAAGCCCTTCAGGAATCCGAAAAAAAGTTCAGAACACTGTTTAATAACACCAATGATGCGATATTTATATGCGATATGGATGGTAATTTCATTGAAGTTAACCAGTCGGCATGTAATTATTTAAACTACAGCAGAGACGAATTGTTGCAGATGAAAATCAATGATATACATCCATCTGATACCACAATTGATTCGGGTGAAATGAACGAACTGGTTAAAAAAGGTTACTCTATTTTTGAAACAACACATGTTAACAGAGATGGTGCGATAATCCCGATTGAGTTAAGTGTACAATACATAGATTATCAGGGACTTCCTGCTTTTATTGTTGTTACCAGAAACCTTACAAAGCGCAAACATGCAGAAGTAACACGTGAAAAGGAAATCCATCATCGGGTCAAGAATAATCTGCAGGTTATCTCAAGTTTGCTCAATCTTGAAGCGAGTAATTTTGAAAGTGATGATGTAGTTGAAGCTTTTAAAAACAGCCAGAACCGTGTAAGGTCAATGGCACTGGCGCATGAAAAATTATACCAGTCAAAAGATTTAAAAACTATAAATTTCGGTGAATACCTAAAGAATCTGGCTATGCACCTTTTCCAGTCATATCTGGTGGATACAGAAAGCATCAGGCTCAATCTTGATGTAGAGGATATTTATCTTTACATGGATAAATCTATACCTCTTGGTATTATTGTTAATGAACTGCTTTCAAATTCTCTTAAACATGCTTTTTCAGAAAATGAATCAGGTGTTGTAAACATAAAATTTAGTCAAGGCTATGATACAAACTATGAATTGCTAATCAACGACAATGGTAAAGGAATCCCTGAAGACATGGATTTTAAAGAACCTGAATCACTTGGACTGGAACTTGTAAACACACTGGTGGAACAGGTTGACGGAATGATTGAGCTTGACAAAAGTTGTGGAACTGAATTTAGGATTAAATTCTAAATAAAATCTGGTGTAAATAATGGAAAACCCAAAAATCATGGTTGTTGAAGATGAAAATTCAGTTGCTCTGGATATTAAGAATCGGCTGAAAAAACTTGGATATACTGTTGCAGGCACAGCCTCTACCGGTGAAAACGCCATTAAAAAAGCAAAGAAAGACCATCCCGACCTTGTACTTGTTGATATTGTTTTAAAAGGAGAAATTGACGGTATAGAAGTTGCCAGATACATACATAACAATCTTGACATACCAGTAGTCTATCTAACAGCCTATGCAGATGATGAGCTAATTGAACGTGCAAAACATACAGAACCCTATGGATATATATTAAAACCCTTCCAGGATAAGGATTTGCGTTCAAATATAGAAATAGCCCTCTACAATAAATACATTACCAATAGTAACTAATACCATATCCAATAATATCCTACCGGTTATGCCAGATTTTTCAATTTCATAATCGGTGAGTTTATACTTTTTTATCCCTTTTTAAGCCTGATACAGGCTGGTTTATAAAAAATAAAAATTGGAGTTGTTTTTATTACAACTGCATGAAACGGGAAACATCTCCAAGATTTTCCTCAATTCTTAACAACTGGTTGTATTTTGAGGTTCGTTCACTTCTTGCAGGTGCACCTGTTTTAATCATATCAGCGCCCAGAGCTACCGATATATCGGATATTATGGAGTCTTCGGTTTCACCTGAGCGGTGGCTTACAATGACATTGTATCCGTTTCTGTTTGCCATGCTGGCAGCATCAAAGGACTCTGATATAGTACCTATCTGATTGACTTTGAGAAGCAGTCCGTTTGCAGCATCCATTTCTATGCCCCGGGAAAGACGATTTACATTGGTGACAAAAAGGTCATCCCCGACAATAATTGTGTTCCATGCTTCTCTTGTAAGTTCAGCAAAATCCTCAAATGCTTCTTCATGGAACGGGTCTTCAATTGAGAGTATGGGATAGGTATCCAGAAGTTCCAGATAGTAATCCATAAGTTCGGAAGAGTCCATTACTTTCCCGTCTATAGAGTAACTGTTGCCGTCAAAAAACTCTGAAGCTGCAGCATCTAAACCGATGGTAATATCAGTTTCTGAATATCCTGCTTCTTCAACGGCATTGACAAGACAGTCTAAAGCATCTGATGTCACATCGATTGGTGGTGCATATCCTCCTTCATCACCTACATTTGTGGCAGCAGGTCCATATTTTGATTCAAGTATTTTTCCAAGGGCATGATATGTTTCTACTCCCATTTGCATGGACTCTGTAAAACTACCAGCTTCCTTTGGCTGAATCATAAACTCCTGTATAGCAAGTTTATTGCCAGCATGCTCTCCACCATTTAATACGTTCATGGTTGGGACTGGTAAGTTGAAAGAGTTTGTACCACCAAGATGTGTATATAGCGGAATATTGAGCGAATCTGCAGCGGCTTTGGCAATCGCCATTGAAACACCAAGAATTGCATTGGCACCGAGATTCATCTTGTTATCAGTACCATCAAGGTCTATAAGCAACCCATCAATCTGTCTCTGATAACGTACATCCATACCTAAAAGTTCATTTTTTATGGTATTATTTACGTTATCTACAGCACTGATGACACCTTTACCTCTATAACGTTCATCTTTATCTCTAAGTTCTAAAGCTTCATTTGTTCCGGTGGATGCACCTGATGGTACACTGGATCTGCCAAACCCGTTACCTGTGAATACATCCACTTCTACAGTGGGATTACCTCTTGAATCTATAATTTCTCTTGCATGTATATTTTCTATTTTATATCTCAGATCCTCTCTGATGTATGACATAAAATCACCTCTATAATATTTATAATCTAAATCTTATGAGTGTTATAACCGTATATAGTGTTACCGTTATCCTGAGAAAAAATTAAGATATGTCAAACCAACATGTTTTGACCGTTAAGTGGCATTAATTTAATTGCTGATTATATCAATTATTAATCTGGGGGTATAATGTTTGAAAGTACTGATACTTACTGCAGAAGGTTTTGAAGATAGAGAACTGCTGTATCCATACACACGGTTAAAAGAAGAAGGGATTGAAGTCAAGATTGCATCCAATAATAAAGGAACAATCAATGGCATTCATGGATATTCCATAGATGTTGATTGTGCTTTTGATGAAATAAACCCCGAAGGGTTTGATGTTTTGTTTTTGCCCGGTGGAAAAGCACCTCAAAAAATCCGGCAAAATGAGAAAGTGCTTGTGATAACAAAATATTTTATTGACAACGATAAACCGGTTGCAGCTATCTGTCATGGTCCACAGATTCTTGTATCAGCGGACGTTTTAAACGGTCGCAGAGCCACATCTTACAGTAGCATAAGAAAGGAGCTTGCATCTGCAGGAGCAGAGGTTGTTGATGAAGAAGTGGTAAAAGATGGTAATCTCCTTACCTCAAGAGGTTTTCAGGATCTTCATGCATTTGGAAGAGAATTGATGAAATTGGTTAAAGGTTATTGATTGTTGTTAAATTGTATAGGAGCAAATCCTTTATTGCTGTTAAACATCCTGGCTGCAGAAATACCGCTAAGTTCCATGATAAAAACTTCAATTACCATAAAGGTTTCATTTTCTCCTCTCAGACACCCTACTTTAACACCTTCTTGGTTTCCTGTGGATGTGTGAAGATGTATCTTGGGTTTTTCGTTTTCAAAAAATATGTTACCTATACCCATAATTTCACTTGGTTTTTCCAGTTTTGACCATACAGGTTCAGGAGGTATTATTTTTTCCAGAGGACCGGTTACAAGATTCGCTTCGCCTACTGCACCCAGAAGAACAAATACCGCTGAACGGATATCTTCATATGTTGCAAGGTTTTCAAGTTCTTCTATAAGGTTTTCTTTATTATCGATTCTTACTGTGAAAACCCTACCGATATTTCCTTTTGTATATTCCATTTTTGTAAACCTCTGTTATTGATATTTATACCAGTCATCCTAATATTTTTTATGTAGTCATTTGATTTTTATCTGATTAATGTTGTTTGATTTCTGGATTTTATACCTATTATTAATACACCTATGCCTACAAAAAGGAATCCATAAATAATTACTGTCAAATTTAGATGTAGAAATAAAATCATTGTAGATACAGTACCCAATAACGGAATAATCGGAAAATTACCAATATTTAGTGGTACTCTAAACGGCCGATATTTAAAGGAATCACAAAAGCGTAATCTAATCAGTGTAATATTTACTGTTATAAAGATAAGAAACACCATAAAATTGGATATATTGGCTACGGTTGCAATATCCCCGATAAACGTAAGTGATATCGAAACCAATGCAATAGTTGAAATGGCAATCCAGGGGGTTCTCCTTGATGGGTGGACCCATGCAATTATATTTGGTATAGCTCCATGTTCAGCCATTCCATAGAGTATTCTTGAACTTCCAAGGAGCATAAAAAGGACAGCGTTGGCTGTAGAAAACAGTGCAATAACTATAATCAATTCAAAAGCATTTTTTCCAAAAGCAACTGATGCAACATCTGCAAGAGGGGCTGAAGATTTTGCCAATTCTTGCCAGTTGTAGACACTTACAGCGGTCAATGCTATAAGTATATATAACGACACAGTGACAACAATCGCAAGTACCAGCGCTTTTGTTGTTGTTTTTTCTGGATTTTTGGTTTCTTGTGACAGCCTGACTATTTCCTCAAACCCAAGAAAAGCAAAAAAAACAAGAGCTGAGGCTTCAAACAGACCACTCAAACTTGTAACATCCAGATAATTGATAGATCCCATATATGGTAGACCTATAACAATAACAACCAGAAGTCCCATGACACCTGTAGCCGTCATTATAATGGCAAATCTTACAGACAGTTTTACACCTGTAAACAGTATTAATGTAAACACCAAAATCAATATAATGGCTACCGGTAAAACCGCTGTGCCAAAAAGAGTACCAAAATAACCACCAAAACCAAGTGCTACGGTTGAAATTGCAATAGTTTCACCCACTAATACAAACCATCCAACAAGGAATGCCATTTTGTCTCCAAAAGCCTGTTTAACATATACGTATTCTGCACCGGCTTTTGGGAACATGGATGATAATTCCATATAACTGAGACCGGTAAATGAAATTGCTATGCCGGCAAACAGAAAAGACATCCATAAAGCGTTACCTGCTAATCCAGCAGCTTTTCCAATTAGTACATATATACCAGCACCAAGAATATTCCCCACTCCACTAACGGTAAGCTCTAACAACCCGAGTTCTTT is part of the Methanohalobium evestigatum Z-7303 genome and encodes:
- a CDS encoding flavodoxin domain-containing protein, whose amino-acid sequence is MAKLAVVYLSTQGNTKTMAESIANGAKSRHVDVDVSSFYDTTVDEVAAADAIAIGSSTFYYGMLAPIEKFVDELVQKDVDGKIGAAFGSYGWSGEAPHMIADKMRKAGMNVVDPVLRIQHIPNDKDISECERLGKDLAENIKKR
- a CDS encoding histidine kinase dimerization/phosphoacceptor domain -containing protein, giving the protein MKWSNISLKVKLLVYILLGVSIILSASTAFIINSTTSQQEDLAYQQSIEKATSYANDFNTDMNEDKAKGENIATMLSEYESSNRSEVLNMLKRLLVQNKDLIGTYVAYEPDAFDNRDEDYVNTTYHDSTGRLIPYWNRIGGDVHCEPLVDYETSNYYQLPKKLEKTVVTEPYLYQGKLIVSYVSPIMKNGTFVGIGGVDVSLENIDNIVSDVEIFDTGYAFMSSNTGILLSHPEKKQWIGNKTLYDFDDPKISQMADEIQSGKEGHIETIDPSTGKNVVMFYQPIETGEYSFILVVPKDEMLAGVTELRDELIIISVVSLIFMGGVAYLISLSISRTINGIVGDFKRITNDVIDGKLGTRANTIIQKDFREIPQGLNKILDTFQSPIQETMRVANSLSKGRLSTRFRLNVKGDFKELGDTLDHFSESLNNVIDDSNAVLTAIQKEDFTRKVQVHGNGDFAILTNGVENARKAMYEFTTERKQAEEIRKKEIHHRVKNNLQVISSLLSLESGNFDDPDVVEAFRDSQNRVRSMALAHEELYQSKHVADIDFSEYVDNLTNYLIQTYRGKTNNIIINNNVDKISLNMDTAIPLGIIINELISNSLKHAFSDDATGEININMYVEGDNNHKLIVSDNGKGISDDIDFRESESLGLQLVNTLVEQIDGTIELDKSQGTEFIITFKELKYKVKV
- a CDS encoding response regulator, encoding MNEPKILVVEDENIVALDIKNRLKKLGYSVPSIASTGEEAIRKAEITSADLVLMDIMLKGDVDGIEAAERIRELYDIPVIYLTAYADEKILERAKLTQPYGYISKPFKEKDLRTNIEMALHKHKMEMKYTEEKNK
- a CDS encoding PAS domain S-box protein — its product is MQQFEKIDLESIIHNSPIIVFLWKAVDNWPVEFVSDSITQFGYTPDDFTSGCYSYGDIIHPEDLEKVRSRISRHVEQGYKQFVHEYRIYTKTGDIRWVTERTFIRNNSMGKVTHYQGIIIDITERKETEKALQESEKKFRTLFNNTNDAIFICDMDGNFIEVNQSACNYLNYSRDELLQMKINDIHPSDTTIDSGEMNELVKKGYSIFETTHVNRDGAIIPIELSVQYIDYQGLPAFIVVTRNLTKRKHAEVTREKEIHHRVKNNLQVISSLLNLEASNFESDDVVEAFKNSQNRVRSMALAHEKLYQSKDLKTINFGEYLKNLAMHLFQSYLVDTESIRLNLDVEDIYLYMDKSIPLGIIVNELLSNSLKHAFSENESGVVNIKFSQGYDTNYELLINDNGKGIPEDMDFKEPESLGLELVNTLVEQVDGMIELDKSCGTEFRIKF
- a CDS encoding response regulator, with amino-acid sequence MENPKIMVVEDENSVALDIKNRLKKLGYTVAGTASTGENAIKKAKKDHPDLVLVDIVLKGEIDGIEVARYIHNNLDIPVVYLTAYADDELIERAKHTEPYGYILKPFQDKDLRSNIEIALYNKYITNSN
- the eno gene encoding phosphopyruvate hydratase codes for the protein MSYIREDLRYKIENIHAREIIDSRGNPTVEVDVFTGNGFGRSSVPSGASTGTNEALELRDKDERYRGKGVISAVDNVNNTIKNELLGMDVRYQRQIDGLLIDLDGTDNKMNLGANAILGVSMAIAKAAADSLNIPLYTHLGGTNSFNLPVPTMNVLNGGEHAGNKLAIQEFMIQPKEAGSFTESMQMGVETYHALGKILESKYGPAATNVGDEGGYAPPIDVTSDALDCLVNAVEEAGYSETDITIGLDAAASEFFDGNSYSIDGKVMDSSELMDYYLELLDTYPILSIEDPFHEEAFEDFAELTREAWNTIIVGDDLFVTNVNRLSRGIEMDAANGLLLKVNQIGTISESFDAASMANRNGYNVIVSHRSGETEDSIISDISVALGADMIKTGAPARSERTSKYNQLLRIEENLGDVSRFMQL
- a CDS encoding DJ-1/PfpI/YhbO family deglycase/protease, which produces MKVLILTAEGFEDRELLYPYTRLKEEGIEVKIASNNKGTINGIHGYSIDVDCAFDEINPEGFDVLFLPGGKAPQKIRQNEKVLVITKYFIDNDKPVAAICHGPQILVSADVLNGRRATSYSSIRKELASAGAEVVDEEVVKDGNLLTSRGFQDLHAFGRELMKLVKGY
- a CDS encoding PPC domain-containing DNA-binding protein, whose amino-acid sequence is MEYTKGNIGRVFTVRIDNKENLIEELENLATYEDIRSAVFVLLGAVGEANLVTGPLEKIIPPEPVWSKLEKPSEIMGIGNIFFENEKPKIHLHTSTGNQEGVKVGCLRGENETFMVIEVFIMELSGISAARMFNSNKGFAPIQFNNNQ
- a CDS encoding APC family permease; this translates as MANNKPALKKELGLLELTVSGVGNILGAGIYVLIGKAAGLAGNALWMSFLFAGIAISFTGLSYMELSSMFPKAGAEYVYVKQAFGDKMAFLVGWFVLVGETIAISTVALGFGGYFGTLFGTAVLPVAIILILVFTLILFTGVKLSVRFAIIMTATGVMGLLVVIVIGLPYMGSINYLDVTSLSGLFEASALVFFAFLGFEEIVRLSQETKNPEKTTTKALVLAIVVTVSLYILIALTAVSVYNWQELAKSSAPLADVASVAFGKNAFELIIVIALFSTANAVLFMLLGSSRILYGMAEHGAIPNIIAWVHPSRRTPWIAISTIALVSISLTFIGDIATVANISNFMVFLIFITVNITLIRLRFCDSFKYRPFRVPLNIGNFPIIPLLGTVSTMILFLHLNLTVIIYGFLFVGIGVLIIGIKSRNQTTLIR